A DNA window from Aphelocoma coerulescens isolate FSJ_1873_10779 chromosome 7, UR_Acoe_1.0, whole genome shotgun sequence contains the following coding sequences:
- the C7H2orf88 gene encoding small membrane A-kinase anchor protein: MGCIKSKAAFQGSNAVQDERIGGGSEGCTGEKSSLLAVKAEEKGPSSAIVLDYAQRLSREILEQAVKQWAVTESKYSDIPFIESDVP, from the coding sequence ATGGGATGCATCAAATCCAAGGCTGCCTTCCAAGGGTCCAATGCTGTCCAGGATGAAAGGATCGGGGGAGGCAGCGAAGGGTGCACTGGGGAGAAGTCGTCGCTGCTGGCGGTGAAGGCGGAGGAGAAGGGCCCCTCGAGCGCCATCGTGCTGGACTACGCGCAGCGGCTGTCGCGTGAGATCCTGGAGCAGGCGGTCAAGCAGTGGGCGGTGACCGAGAGCAAGTACAGCGACATCCCCTTCATCGAGAGCGacgtgccctga